In the genome of Pseudomonas protegens, one region contains:
- a CDS encoding LysM peptidoglycan-binding domain-containing protein, which yields MANSPLSNLAAALTGDAGAPIVLTRDYLIAGLADATVSVSATLDNDLKAAFQSPVAGLTVNFTAQSVQPLNPATQSFKVTGVSARFLQQDIQQGLVLTFGLTGAVGTQSLSLEIVTTPASWTWADLSSFATGIPFKWTAISNAVFTFKASQGPRQGFAAQLTPPPQLSTAVAVVQNLGFPTLALPFTGSMDFAKVDGVEVFMPTTTLQAPFLNVSDGLKLLYLNVNAPVFGLIIGPPELQDGEDPAEAFYDQQVSLYFGLNLRLTDQSNQPVNYQLRALAQINNGSAFNFYLGHSDDGSALLTPATIIGLLDNNGSFFSGTPPVLQQFLSGIGLRSLALSGVTQPKLALSTASVTLGADPTVINVEHPWVPLQDPTNQLVFGVTDFELVWGINFLPEGNAQSFLFQTRFLLLPEVFKGKTVGENGLFFVQFNSDLQLLARFDGTANLNDLIATLTAQLIRIPKSFVDASLSDVGLSLDVGAKSYAFNAGFELDLNLFSVAGKPILSVTDGQLYIKATTPTSASGSNAPAVTTYQAGIGGLVGIGPYFANASLDYDGSKTPATWQVAAQLAQPVDVQQLVSQFLSFGGTFAFPDFLPGQLLVNTLEVDASLSTGNTPLDSYTVAGSLRWTFNLGQAFSVDTLATLSLSYDASKPANQQYSGSATTLWDFSFLNDSVLLGYSFAPDNQGSNAQLTLSWEGLTAIYQVDKKALTFTLKNWSLGRLIQKLMQSLSDPYFTLSSPWDVLNQISLDGLSLIINLENSSGSSVPSISAKYTLASKIDLGFMSIDGLVFERKKVNGVDKITLGIDGSSVFKGNNPQEQQDWSNLLDPSKGQPVDKLPTVPGQGTDYFSLPLLVLGQRVAISGYDSFTNTKAVIDALKDVPSTTGSSNPLNPSDSGSKGVPYYSRNSDWLIAGQLLLLKTGKDWTVDLMLVFNDPNLYGLRLALAGEKAKALGNLVLDILYKKITDDVGVYQIEWTFPDSIRNLNFGAVSIVLPEIGVKIYTNGDFFIDIGFPYNLDFTRSFSISAIVYGVPVLGAGGFYLGKLSSVTATQVPKTTQGTFDPVIVFGLGLQLGLGYNFVKGPLKAGFALTVFGILEGTIAAFHAYHPSTALVPAGKSVQDDYYFKIQGTVGVIGLLYGSIDFAIISAAVNVRITLSLSLTYESYKPIPIAARATVEVSVKVKIDLGLFSFSISFSFHADVSARFEINAIQSGPAPWAEPGLLLARQARHAQLALARRATTPQPMTLLRAAGKPLLNLYATPQFTVLCNEGASDYAEQQGAFVFLLTMDAPSPTRAAADSAGNSSFERLCADYLPWLVGSLGSASSEQDTLADILGTLVDKAMLEEDIKRLADLANPPFGISELLTFLSSFEVSITLPDASNQAQIQQVLQAGSVLFPVFDGLSLGVPLASAGSATVDFAHYVGTNSTYRSNVAQMFKELVALVTSKEPPPAPALRAVADDSESMAAVIFTDAFMVIGRQLLQVALNAFDDYAYATANGNSVSAILGWTNDLRGNNLTLDDIVRPNAEVALSDGLSLDIPLPAYTLQSGDTLAKVAAAWSDGSVPARWSTSASGLILANGNSLVIAANQVISLPVGNDIHQCTTGPGETFNSLARTLGVTLAQLAQDSALYAMPGLLLAGQPLLLPNLAYRTAGDSLNSAGARFGVSAMALFSDPASANFRVAPLFAKAQITLTSLNSLYTEDLWNLLVTTDQLSQLAGMLSRFLAYGLRLPANPAGMGGLSLSPAFLYPAQQNAYGLYQLTGQQFPTPADLLPGSDVPISLSRAATSHGVDLSFVQIAGASSGSMNLNQAYSNLSGVLAYARQGKFQPAPRIELLPTVARSPKDYAVKSVSLWSTADLQQLRNLCQPGLRASSEGGASVQPMLWSLPDGLIQLINQRVGNLARQLPQLTQQIPYLPAFTPCEVSTDPATLETTRREIPAYSYATRVDFTIKRLPQAEPGAIAGSGSNLAYTYELLGPSATDAQLLERLLIAVSELGSAIISGQFLLMPQGNAKASNLLSQAASDFLAFLTQTNLSTETNPPPALMAARLAEEVGPRGILNPPEEVVKLLWELSTVRSGGYYLSYYDAIAAAGLPDSIFDDSGTATLTLVVTYPRDALDGRLCNFVNAFVSTDTVIQQGSHMTLGSAATADSSQPTSAGDSLDSLAAFYGIGTGRIAELNAGVTLSKAVQVPVDGIIHLVTPAEASAGNGQSASILDNLARYYSAGALQPISATQIANLNPGVSAAGGVALFIPALTYVVDASLAPGNSLQSLAGYYGLDLDALAVGAAQVPGLFSVGSSLNIDTQTFDLQAVFNQGNAAFSVLRNNPPPVDSPSLDPDGYASAYLYNLYSVLSAGLDGSPWFSASELALPFGPQRPDSGVDSPEAQAHRQAMRDPQSRARALDALAEDSQYSYQQTLGLARRATSNAAPVPARPGLPSAADNPYRGVGSFAQVNLTWLDIFGNITVTPFQAPTPGYPGSLNHPPLPLRYCDRLIALSAWPNTRSFYTYEAVAGGAQLVISLSLDTSSYDPAGGGDVKVQADKDLEMFSLIYYQLNQSYKDLQLPWCQGRAVSVELVNSLFAQPLSRLDDSQAQPLLDYVNGVILYLAQVVQGARPVAPATVQLKLAVDIDALAPGSILPLSLTLGLRRVAALVEPDVAGLEGGVAVTSTLLPVPDALSASTSGYSQFARAFEALFQRAGAWMTRVGSGTADPGSTPDGRSQTLWAARFALGDGNDGIRYRIDPAPGYFAAQPIARSLTSDSVQIYPNYQPDQPFPSGDPVTLTLTGVDQNLWFETALKAIDGFLAPTYAPSVFLLDTLLGSKDPLKDGNLGKILSAKQTLADAIASTIKPVLSAGPQDGPARAAAGEKLRQTLLNQLYSAYSTTAIVGFSVQGSATGEPLSLYGQPTVASAAKVAGNSEAPQAGNDNYAFGSGRIGLPDAPGESALAFVFNSRNEAARSYVPLDLELQISHLEHDVRNVPGISGYTQSNWISLISGPLRVPLADGQTLNLPVLLRALPEPPTIQGQTATAWAPVPQQVSDLSKWTYAFDSLVRGTAQDSLNVAIALNTPTVDAALRSVDKSLVTALAQFVSVYPSIEVAMQDNLSAINFGEPTAVQIAAAQQAVEAFVYIVQQVTEAYDAWARPLLRSNAAFVAPQALTCSFSQVLAPVTVDGQERAETLLLDVSINQVAASYDPASGQISATLPEFGKVSLPAPLVQIAPQEYDAVSVVDPSNPGLIAYRYRLKGSQPAVWLDYADALLIDERRTSLPALNLFDHQNAWASLSVERNRILFPAADIGTLQTNPLFRFSTPVVRFVDSISPHISQGSFSLDNLKVPNASLDDYLEVFFAALGAGSNGTTVQVGMEGRYSYEVAAPGVVARTVLPAALLLPVATSLNSPPAFTSAFSQAIDRWRLAEQVTLQGNARVDLTLRAFSADDPAQLARGAVAADNQPPLLSIDTLWVSASKVPPEQGGA from the coding sequence ATGGCCAACAGCCCCCTGAGCAACCTCGCCGCGGCCCTGACCGGCGATGCCGGCGCGCCGATCGTCCTCACCCGCGACTACCTGATCGCCGGCCTGGCGGATGCCACGGTCAGCGTCTCCGCGACCCTGGACAACGACCTCAAGGCGGCCTTCCAGTCGCCGGTCGCCGGGCTCACGGTCAACTTCACCGCGCAGAGCGTGCAGCCGCTGAACCCCGCCACCCAGAGCTTCAAGGTCACCGGGGTCAGCGCGCGCTTCCTGCAACAGGACATCCAGCAGGGGCTGGTACTGACCTTTGGCCTCACGGGTGCTGTCGGAACCCAGAGCCTGAGCCTGGAAATCGTCACCACCCCGGCCAGTTGGACCTGGGCCGACCTGTCGAGCTTCGCCACCGGCATTCCCTTCAAGTGGACCGCAATCAGCAACGCGGTCTTCACCTTCAAGGCCAGCCAGGGCCCGCGCCAGGGCTTCGCCGCCCAGCTGACGCCGCCGCCCCAGCTCAGCACCGCGGTCGCGGTGGTGCAAAACCTGGGATTCCCGACCCTGGCCCTGCCCTTTACTGGCAGCATGGACTTCGCCAAGGTCGACGGGGTCGAGGTGTTCATGCCCACCACCACCTTGCAGGCGCCGTTCCTCAACGTCAGCGACGGGCTGAAGCTGCTGTACCTGAATGTCAATGCCCCAGTCTTCGGCCTGATCATCGGCCCGCCAGAACTGCAGGATGGCGAAGACCCGGCCGAAGCCTTCTACGATCAGCAGGTCAGCCTGTATTTCGGCCTCAACCTGAGACTCACCGACCAGAGCAACCAGCCCGTCAACTACCAACTGCGCGCCCTGGCCCAGATCAACAACGGCAGCGCCTTCAATTTCTACCTCGGCCACAGCGACGACGGCAGCGCCCTGCTGACCCCGGCAACCATCATCGGCCTGCTGGACAACAACGGCAGCTTCTTCAGCGGCACGCCACCGGTGCTGCAACAGTTTCTCTCCGGAATCGGCCTGCGCAGCCTCGCCCTGAGTGGCGTCACCCAGCCGAAACTGGCCCTGAGCACCGCCAGCGTGACCCTGGGCGCCGACCCCACGGTGATCAATGTCGAGCATCCCTGGGTGCCCCTGCAGGACCCGACCAACCAACTGGTGTTCGGCGTCACCGATTTCGAACTGGTGTGGGGGATCAACTTCCTGCCCGAGGGCAACGCCCAGAGCTTTCTGTTCCAGACCCGCTTCCTGTTGTTGCCCGAGGTGTTCAAGGGCAAGACCGTCGGCGAAAACGGCCTGTTCTTTGTCCAGTTCAATTCCGACCTGCAACTGCTGGCGCGCTTCGACGGCACGGCCAACCTCAATGACCTGATCGCCACCCTGACCGCTCAGTTGATCCGCATCCCCAAGAGTTTCGTCGACGCCTCGCTGTCCGACGTCGGCCTGAGCCTGGATGTGGGTGCCAAGAGCTACGCCTTCAACGCCGGTTTCGAGCTCGACCTGAACCTGTTCAGCGTCGCTGGCAAGCCGATTCTCTCGGTCACCGACGGCCAGCTGTACATCAAGGCCACCACGCCCACCAGCGCCAGTGGCAGCAACGCCCCGGCGGTGACCACCTACCAGGCGGGGATCGGTGGCCTGGTCGGCATCGGCCCGTATTTCGCCAATGCCAGCCTCGACTACGACGGCAGCAAGACCCCGGCCACCTGGCAAGTCGCCGCGCAACTGGCGCAGCCGGTGGACGTGCAGCAGCTGGTCAGCCAGTTCCTCAGCTTCGGCGGAACCTTTGCCTTTCCGGATTTCCTGCCCGGCCAATTGTTGGTCAACACCCTGGAGGTGGACGCCAGCCTGAGCACCGGCAACACCCCGCTCGACAGCTACACGGTGGCCGGCAGCCTGCGCTGGACCTTCAACCTGGGCCAGGCCTTCAGTGTCGACACCCTGGCCACCCTGAGCCTGAGCTACGACGCCAGCAAGCCGGCGAACCAGCAGTACAGCGGCAGCGCCACCACCCTGTGGGATTTCAGCTTTCTCAACGACAGCGTGCTGCTGGGCTACAGCTTCGCCCCCGACAACCAGGGCAGCAACGCCCAGCTGACCCTGTCCTGGGAGGGCCTGACGGCGATCTATCAGGTCGACAAAAAGGCCCTGACCTTCACCCTGAAGAACTGGAGCCTGGGCCGGCTGATCCAGAAACTCATGCAATCGCTGAGCGACCCGTATTTCACCCTGAGCTCGCCCTGGGACGTGCTCAACCAGATTTCCCTCGATGGCCTGTCGCTGATCATCAACCTGGAAAACAGCAGCGGCAGCAGCGTGCCCAGCATCAGCGCCAAGTACACCCTGGCGAGCAAGATCGACCTGGGGTTCATGAGCATCGACGGCCTGGTGTTCGAGCGCAAAAAGGTCAATGGCGTGGACAAGATCACCCTGGGCATCGACGGATCCTCGGTGTTCAAGGGCAACAACCCCCAGGAGCAGCAGGACTGGAGCAACCTGCTGGACCCGAGCAAAGGCCAGCCAGTGGACAAGCTGCCGACGGTGCCGGGCCAGGGCACGGACTACTTCAGCCTGCCGCTGCTGGTCCTCGGCCAGCGGGTGGCCATCAGCGGCTACGACAGCTTCACCAACACCAAGGCGGTGATCGACGCCCTGAAGGACGTGCCGTCGACCACCGGTTCCAGCAACCCGCTGAACCCCAGCGACAGCGGCAGCAAGGGCGTGCCCTACTACAGCCGCAACAGCGACTGGCTGATCGCCGGGCAACTGTTGCTGCTCAAGACCGGCAAGGACTGGACCGTCGACCTGATGCTGGTGTTCAACGACCCCAACCTCTATGGCCTGCGCCTGGCCCTGGCCGGGGAGAAAGCCAAGGCCCTGGGCAACCTGGTGCTGGACATCCTGTACAAGAAGATCACCGACGACGTCGGCGTGTACCAGATCGAATGGACCTTCCCCGACAGCATCCGCAACCTCAACTTCGGCGCGGTGTCCATCGTGCTGCCGGAGATCGGGGTGAAGATCTACACCAACGGCGACTTTTTCATCGACATCGGCTTTCCCTACAACCTGGACTTCACCCGCTCGTTCTCGATTTCCGCGATCGTCTACGGCGTGCCGGTGCTCGGCGCCGGCGGTTTCTACCTGGGCAAGCTGTCGTCGGTGACCGCCACCCAGGTGCCGAAAACCACCCAGGGCACCTTCGACCCGGTGATCGTCTTCGGCCTCGGCCTGCAGCTGGGCCTGGGCTACAACTTCGTCAAGGGGCCGCTCAAGGCCGGTTTCGCCCTGACCGTGTTCGGCATTCTGGAAGGCACCATCGCCGCCTTCCACGCCTATCACCCGTCCACCGCCCTGGTGCCGGCCGGCAAGAGCGTGCAGGACGACTACTACTTCAAGATCCAGGGCACGGTCGGGGTCATCGGCCTGCTCTACGGCAGCATCGACTTCGCCATCATCTCGGCCGCGGTCAACGTGCGCATCACCCTGTCGCTGTCCCTGACCTACGAGAGCTACAAGCCGATTCCAATTGCCGCCCGGGCCACGGTGGAGGTCAGCGTCAAGGTCAAGATCGACCTCGGCCTGTTCAGTTTCAGCATCAGTTTTTCCTTCCATGCCGACGTCTCGGCGCGCTTCGAGATCAACGCCATCCAGAGCGGCCCGGCGCCCTGGGCCGAACCCGGCCTGCTGCTGGCGCGCCAGGCCCGCCATGCCCAGCTGGCCCTTGCGCGGCGGGCCACCACGCCGCAACCGATGACGCTGCTGCGCGCCGCCGGCAAACCGCTGCTGAACCTCTACGCCACGCCGCAATTCACCGTGCTGTGCAACGAGGGCGCCAGCGACTACGCCGAGCAGCAGGGAGCCTTCGTGTTCCTGCTGACCATGGACGCGCCCTCGCCGACCCGGGCCGCGGCCGACAGCGCCGGCAACAGCAGCTTCGAACGCCTGTGCGCCGACTACCTGCCCTGGCTGGTGGGCAGCCTGGGTTCGGCCAGCAGCGAGCAGGACACCCTGGCCGACATCCTCGGCACCCTGGTGGACAAGGCCATGCTCGAGGAGGACATCAAACGCCTGGCCGACCTGGCCAACCCGCCGTTCGGCATCAGCGAGCTGCTGACCTTCCTGTCGTCCTTCGAGGTCAGCATCACCCTGCCCGACGCCAGCAACCAGGCGCAGATCCAGCAGGTGCTGCAAGCCGGCTCGGTGCTGTTTCCGGTGTTCGACGGTCTGTCCCTGGGCGTGCCCCTGGCCAGTGCCGGCAGCGCCACCGTGGATTTCGCCCACTACGTGGGCACCAACAGCACCTACCGCAGCAATGTCGCGCAGATGTTCAAGGAACTGGTGGCGCTGGTCACCAGCAAGGAGCCGCCGCCGGCACCCGCATTGCGGGCTGTGGCGGACGACAGCGAATCCATGGCCGCGGTGATCTTCACCGATGCCTTCATGGTTATCGGCCGGCAACTGTTGCAGGTCGCGCTGAACGCCTTCGACGACTACGCCTACGCCACGGCCAATGGCAACTCCGTCAGCGCGATCCTGGGCTGGACCAACGACCTGCGCGGCAACAACCTGACCCTGGACGACATCGTCCGGCCCAACGCCGAAGTCGCCCTGAGCGACGGCCTGAGCCTGGATATCCCGCTGCCGGCCTACACCCTGCAGAGCGGCGACACCCTGGCCAAGGTCGCCGCGGCCTGGTCCGACGGCAGCGTGCCGGCACGCTGGAGCACCAGCGCCTCGGGGCTGATCCTGGCCAATGGCAACTCGTTGGTGATCGCCGCCAATCAGGTGATCAGCCTGCCGGTGGGCAACGACATCCACCAGTGCACCACCGGCCCCGGGGAAACCTTCAACAGCCTGGCCCGGACCCTGGGCGTCACGCTGGCGCAACTGGCCCAGGACAGTGCGCTCTACGCCATGCCCGGGCTGCTGCTGGCCGGCCAGCCGCTGCTGCTGCCGAACCTGGCGTACCGCACCGCCGGCGACAGCCTCAACAGCGCCGGCGCGCGCTTCGGCGTCAGTGCCATGGCCCTGTTCAGCGACCCGGCGTCGGCCAACTTCAGGGTGGCGCCCCTGTTCGCCAAGGCGCAGATCACCCTGACCTCGCTCAACAGCCTGTACACCGAGGACCTGTGGAATCTGCTGGTGACCACCGACCAGCTGTCGCAACTGGCGGGCATGCTCTCGCGCTTTCTGGCCTACGGCCTGCGCCTGCCGGCGAACCCGGCGGGCATGGGCGGCCTGAGCCTGAGCCCGGCGTTTCTCTACCCCGCCCAGCAGAACGCCTATGGCCTGTACCAGTTGACCGGGCAGCAGTTCCCGACCCCGGCCGACCTCTTGCCCGGCAGCGACGTGCCCATCAGCCTGAGCCGGGCCGCCACCAGCCACGGGGTCGATCTGTCGTTCGTGCAGATCGCCGGGGCCAGCAGCGGCTCGATGAACCTGAATCAGGCCTACAGCAACCTCAGCGGGGTACTGGCCTACGCCCGGCAAGGCAAGTTCCAGCCGGCGCCGCGCATCGAGCTGCTGCCCACCGTGGCCCGCAGCCCGAAAGACTACGCGGTGAAAAGCGTGTCCCTGTGGTCGACCGCCGACCTGCAGCAATTGCGCAACCTCTGCCAGCCGGGGCTGCGGGCCAGCAGCGAGGGCGGCGCCAGCGTGCAGCCCATGCTCTGGTCCCTGCCCGACGGCCTGATCCAGCTGATCAACCAGCGGGTCGGCAACCTCGCCCGGCAGTTGCCGCAGCTGACGCAGCAAATCCCCTACCTGCCGGCGTTCACCCCGTGCGAGGTGTCCACCGACCCGGCGACCCTGGAAACCACCCGCCGCGAAATCCCGGCCTACAGCTACGCGACCCGGGTCGATTTCACCATCAAGCGCCTGCCCCAGGCCGAACCCGGGGCCATCGCTGGCAGCGGCAGCAACCTGGCCTACACCTATGAACTGCTCGGCCCGTCGGCCACCGATGCGCAATTGCTGGAGCGCCTGCTGATCGCGGTCAGCGAGCTGGGCAGCGCGATCATCAGCGGCCAGTTCCTGCTGATGCCCCAGGGCAACGCCAAGGCCAGCAACCTGCTGAGCCAGGCCGCCAGCGACTTCCTGGCCTTCCTCACCCAGACCAACCTGTCCACCGAAACCAACCCGCCGCCGGCCCTGATGGCCGCGCGCCTGGCCGAAGAAGTCGGGCCGCGGGGCATCCTCAATCCGCCCGAGGAAGTGGTCAAGCTGCTCTGGGAACTGTCTACCGTGCGCTCCGGCGGCTATTACCTGAGCTATTACGATGCGATCGCCGCCGCCGGCCTGCCCGACAGCATCTTCGACGACAGCGGCACGGCCACCCTGACCCTGGTGGTGACCTACCCCCGCGACGCGCTCGACGGCCGCCTGTGCAACTTCGTCAACGCCTTCGTCAGCACCGACACGGTGATCCAGCAAGGCAGCCACATGACCCTGGGTTCGGCCGCCACCGCCGACAGCAGCCAGCCGACCAGCGCCGGCGACAGCCTGGACAGCCTCGCGGCCTTCTACGGCATCGGCACTGGACGCATCGCCGAGCTCAATGCCGGGGTAACGCTGAGCAAGGCAGTGCAGGTGCCGGTGGACGGCATCATCCACCTGGTGACCCCGGCCGAGGCCAGCGCCGGCAATGGCCAGAGCGCGAGCATTCTCGACAACCTGGCGCGCTACTACTCGGCGGGCGCGCTGCAGCCGATCAGCGCCACGCAGATCGCCAACCTCAACCCCGGGGTCAGCGCCGCCGGCGGCGTGGCGCTGTTCATCCCGGCCCTGACCTATGTCGTCGACGCCAGCCTGGCGCCGGGCAACAGCCTGCAGTCTCTGGCCGGCTACTACGGCCTCGACCTGGATGCCCTGGCGGTGGGCGCCGCGCAGGTCCCCGGGCTGTTCAGCGTCGGCAGCAGCCTGAACATCGACACCCAGACCTTCGATCTGCAAGCGGTGTTCAACCAGGGCAACGCGGCCTTCAGTGTGCTGCGCAACAACCCGCCGCCGGTGGATTCACCGAGCCTGGACCCGGACGGCTACGCCAGCGCCTACCTGTACAACCTGTATTCGGTGCTGTCCGCCGGACTCGACGGTTCACCCTGGTTCAGCGCCAGCGAGCTGGCCCTGCCCTTCGGCCCGCAGCGGCCGGACAGTGGCGTCGACTCGCCCGAGGCCCAGGCCCACCGCCAGGCCATGCGCGATCCGCAAAGCCGCGCCCGGGCCCTCGATGCCCTGGCCGAAGACAGCCAGTACAGCTACCAGCAGACCCTCGGCCTGGCCCGGCGCGCCACCAGCAACGCCGCGCCAGTGCCGGCCCGGCCCGGGCTGCCGAGCGCCGCGGACAACCCCTACCGTGGCGTGGGCAGCTTCGCCCAGGTCAACCTGACCTGGCTGGACATCTTCGGCAACATCACCGTCACCCCCTTCCAGGCCCCCACGCCCGGTTATCCGGGCAGCCTCAATCACCCGCCGCTGCCGCTGCGCTACTGCGACCGGCTGATCGCCCTGTCGGCCTGGCCCAATACCCGCAGCTTCTATACCTACGAAGCCGTCGCCGGTGGCGCGCAACTGGTGATCAGCCTGAGCCTCGACACCTCCAGCTATGACCCGGCCGGCGGTGGCGACGTCAAGGTCCAGGCCGACAAGGACCTGGAGATGTTCAGCCTGATCTACTACCAGCTGAACCAGTCCTACAAGGATCTGCAGTTGCCCTGGTGCCAGGGCCGCGCGGTCAGCGTGGAGCTGGTCAACAGCCTGTTCGCCCAGCCCCTGAGCCGGCTTGACGACAGCCAGGCGCAGCCGCTGCTGGACTATGTCAACGGGGTGATCCTGTACCTTGCCCAAGTGGTCCAGGGCGCCCGCCCCGTCGCGCCGGCCACGGTGCAACTGAAGCTGGCGGTGGACATCGACGCCCTGGCTCCGGGCTCGATCCTGCCCCTGAGCCTGACCCTCGGCCTGCGCCGGGTGGCGGCGCTGGTGGAGCCGGATGTGGCCGGCCTGGAAGGGGGCGTGGCGGTGACCAGCACCCTGCTGCCGGTCCCCGACGCGCTGAGCGCCAGCACCAGCGGCTACAGCCAGTTCGCCCGGGCCTTCGAGGCCCTGTTCCAGCGGGCCGGGGCCTGGATGACCCGGGTCGGCAGCGGCACCGCGGACCCGGGCAGCACCCCGGACGGCCGCAGCCAGACTCTGTGGGCCGCGCGCTTCGCCCTCGGCGACGGCAACGACGGCATCCGTTACCGCATCGATCCGGCCCCGGGCTACTTCGCCGCCCAGCCGATCGCCCGCAGCCTGACCTCGGACAGCGTGCAGATCTACCCCAACTACCAGCCGGACCAGCCATTCCCGAGCGGCGATCCAGTGACCTTGACACTCACCGGGGTCGATCAGAACCTGTGGTTCGAAACCGCCCTCAAGGCCATCGACGGCTTCCTCGCGCCGACCTACGCGCCCTCGGTGTTTCTGCTCGACACCCTGCTGGGCAGCAAGGACCCGCTCAAGGACGGCAACCTGGGGAAAATCCTCAGCGCCAAGCAGACCCTGGCCGACGCTATTGCATCGACCATCAAGCCGGTGCTCTCGGCGGGCCCGCAGGATGGACCGGCGCGGGCCGCGGCGGGCGAGAAGCTGCGCCAGACCCTGCTCAACCAGTTGTATTCGGCCTACAGCACCACCGCCATCGTCGGCTTCTCGGTGCAAGGCAGCGCCACCGGCGAGCCCCTATCGTTGTACGGCCAGCCAACGGTGGCGAGCGCCGCCAAAGTGGCGGGCAACAGCGAAGCGCCGCAGGCCGGCAACGACAACTATGCCTTTGGCAGCGGTCGCATCGGCCTGCCCGACGCCCCAGGGGAAAGCGCCCTGGCGTTTGTCTTCAATTCGCGCAACGAGGCGGCAAGAAGCTACGTGCCGCTGGACCTGGAGCTGCAGATCAGCCACCTGGAGCATGACGTGCGCAACGTGCCGGGCATCAGCGGCTACACCCAGTCGAACTGGATCTCGCTGATCTCCGGCCCCTTGCGGGTGCCCCTGGCCGACGGCCAGACCCTGAACCTGCCGGTGCTGCTGCGGGCCCTGCCCGAGCCGCCGACCATCCAGGGGCAGACGGCGACGGCCTGGGCCCCGGTGCCGCAGCAAGTCTCGGACCTGAGCAAATGGACCTACGCCTTCGACTCACTGGTGCGCGGCACGGCCCAGGACAGCCTGAACGTGGCCATCGCCCTCAACACGCCGACCGTCGATGCTGCGTTGCGCAGTGTCGACAAGAGCCTGGTCACCGCCCTGGCGCAGTTCGTCAGCGTGTACCCGAGCATTGAAGTGGCGATGCAGGACAACCTCAGCGCGATCAACTTCGGCGAGCCTACCGCGGTGCAGATTGCCGCTGCGCAACAGGCGGTGGAGGCCTTCGTCTACATCGTCCAGCAGGTCACCGAGGCCTATGACGCCTGGGCCCGGCCGCTGTTGCGCAGCAACGCGGCGTTTGTCGCGCCCCAGGCCCTGACCTGCAGCTTCAGCCAGGTACTGGCCCCGGTCACGGTGGATGGCCAGGAGCGGGCCGAAACCCTGCTGCTGGACGTCAGCATCAATCAGGTGGCGGCCAGCTACGATCCGGCCAGCGGGCAGATCAGCGCCACCCTGCCCGAGTTCGGCAAGGTCAGCCTGCCGGCGCCGCTGGTGCAGATCGCACCGCAAGAGTACGACGCGGTGAGCGTGGTCGATCCGAGCAACCCGGGGCTGATCGCCTACCGCTACCGGCTCAAGGGCAGCCAGCCGGCCGTCTGGCTCGACTACGCGGACGCCCTGCTGATCGACGAGCGCCGCACCAGCCTGCCGGCCCTCAACCTGTTCGACCACCAGAACGCCTGGGCCTCGCTGTCGGTGGAGCGCAACCGCATCCTGTTCCCCGCGGCGGACATCGGCACCCTGCAGACCAACCCGTTGTTCCGCTTCTCGACGCCGGTGGTGCGCTTTGTCGACAGCATCAGCCCGCACATCAGCCAAGGCAGCTTCTCCCTGGACAACCTGAAGGTGCCGAACGCCAGCCTGGACGACTACCTGGAGGTGTTTTTCGCCGCCCTGGGCGCCGGCAGCAATGGCACCACGGTGCAGGTCGGCATGGAGGGCCGCTACAGCTACGAGGTCGCAGCGCCCGGCGTGGTCGCGCGCACCGTGCTGCCGGCGGCGCTGCTGTTGCCGGTGGCGACCTCGCTGAACAGCCCGCCGGCCTTCACCAGCGCCTTCAGCCAGGCCATCGACCGCTGGCGGCTGGCCGAACAGGTCACGCTCCAGGGCAACGCCCGGGTCGACCTGACCCTGCGGGCCTTCAGCGCCGACGATCCGGCGCAACTGGCGCGCGGCGCGGTGGCCGCGGACAACCAGCCACCGCTGCTGAGCATCGACACCCTCTGGGTATCCGCAAGCAAGGTTCCACCGGAACAAGGAGGTGCATGA